Part of the Liberibacter crescens BT-1 genome is shown below.
AAATATTTATTAATTAATCTTGAGCAGAACCTATCAATCGTTATACACTTCGGTATGTCTGGATCTTTTATTGTTGAAAAAGATGGCTTAGAAAAAACTGATCAGACACGTGCAAAAAACTCCAAGCATGATCACGTTATACTGTATCTTGAAAAGGAAGCATTGCTGTACCGTGTTATATACAACGATCCACGTCGCTTTGGATTCATGGATCTAGTAGTTAGCTCCTTAGTGAATGAATATCCTTCCTTTGTAAATCTAGGACCAGAACCACTCGAGGATTCTTTTAATGTTTTCCATTTAGAAAAATATTTTACAGGTCGAAAAGGAAAATTAAAAACCGCATTACTCAATCAAAAATTGGTCGCTGGACTAGGCAACATTTATGTTTGCGAAGCTCTATGGCGTGCAGGTTTATCACCTATGCGGACAATGAAGACATTAGTTAATAACAATACAACGCCAGATTCTAAGTTGTTCATATTGCAAAAAGCAATTCATAATGTAATTTCTGAAGCAATCGAAGCTGGAGGATCATCTTTACGTGACTATATACAAGTCAATGGCTCACTAGGTTCATTTCAAAATTGTTTTTATGTCTATAACCGAGAGGGAAAACCTTGTCTATCAAATTGCGGAACGTTAATACGTCGTACTATGCAAGCAGGACGTTCAACTTTTTACTGTGAAGTATGTCAAAATTGATTTTTAAAAGGGATACAAATTTTTATATTGACGACCATGTATTTCTATAGCTATGATGTTCCTTATGTTATGAAGGGGTGTAGGTCTTTTATTGATATTTAAGACTGAATAATGTTTAATACTCCCTACTTTTAAGCATCGAACATGTTTTTAAAGAGAGGCGCTTATGGCTAATACAGTATCTGCAAGAAAGATGGTACGTAAAATTTCTCGCCGTACTTTGATTAATAAATCGCGTCGTTCATCTGTTCGTTCTTTTATACGTCGTGTGCATGAAGCGCTTGAATCTGGTAATGTTGATGCTGCAAAGGAGGCCTTCAGGGTTGCAGAATCCCATATCCAAAAAGCAAAGAGCAAGGGTGTGTTGCATAAAAGTACTGCTTCACGTACGGTGTCACGCCTTGCAAAACGTATAAAGAACGTATCTATGGCTTCCTAGATTTTTTAAACTCTTTCCGAATCGCTAAAGGGACTAGAAAGATCACGCTTTCTAGTCCTTTTATATTGTTTTCTGAGTCGCTTCATTTTCATCTAAAAAAATCTATAGTAGAATTAAAGGAAAAATTATTACAACTTTTAATATTTTTTGTCTTTTATGTTCAAAAAAATAAATTACGTTAATTTTTATTTTTTAGCTTTTAGAAAACATAGAAATATTGAATCTTATTGATTCAAAAGCGATTCTTAATCATAACAAAAAAATCAAGACTTATTCCTCCTAAGAGTCAATCCCCAACAAGCTTATTGGCTGCAAAAA
Proteins encoded:
- the mutM gene encoding bifunctional DNA-formamidopyrimidine glycosylase/DNA-(apurinic or apyrimidinic site) lyase translates to MPELPEVETIRRGLLTFMVGMTITNLEIRCTHLRYAFPINFSERVKNKKIINISRRAKYLLINLEQNLSIVIHFGMSGSFIVEKDGLEKTDQTRAKNSKHDHVILYLEKEALLYRVIYNDPRRFGFMDLVVSSLVNEYPSFVNLGPEPLEDSFNVFHLEKYFTGRKGKLKTALLNQKLVAGLGNIYVCEALWRAGLSPMRTMKTLVNNNTTPDSKLFILQKAIHNVISEAIEAGGSSLRDYIQVNGSLGSFQNCFYVYNREGKPCLSNCGTLIRRTMQAGRSTFYCEVCQN
- the rpsT gene encoding 30S ribosomal protein S20, which encodes MANTVSARKMVRKISRRTLINKSRRSSVRSFIRRVHEALESGNVDAAKEAFRVAESHIQKAKSKGVLHKSTASRTVSRLAKRIKNVSMAS